One Echeneis naucrates chromosome 4, fEcheNa1.1, whole genome shotgun sequence genomic window, GTCTTGGCTGCTTTACTTTTCTaatgttgtgtttcctgttttgtcacTGACTTATTCAGTAGAGACATCTAAATAACCCCCCCTTccattccacacacacaaaaaaaatccacaataGTTTTCCATGCGAGCTCACCACAATGCTATGAATGTGGTAGCTCTGTTGGTTTTGGGGATGCTTAGAAGTTATGTGGCCCATGAGTTTCATTTTTTGGCTAAGTTTGAGAAATATTGCTTTAAACACAGTCTTCCTCTTTTACTAACAGAAAAAGATGCATTCACTCCAGGGCCTCAGTCTGTAAGTATTTCAAGAATTCTAAAAAGTTTTACTCACACTTTTGTCTTAATGGGGGTGTTAACATTTTAATCCATTTCTAATTAGCCTGCCAAAAAAGGAACTGAACCTTCATCTCCAAACATCAAAGacattgatgatgatgacgacgatgaaactcctcctcctgttgtgGCGCCACGACCAGAACATACAAAAAGTGTCAGTAATCTGAAATAAGTTGGCCTCTTTGTGATTATGCCTAGGATTCATTGTAAAAAGTGGAAATTCCACTTTATTGATCATTCTTTGTTAGCATCAACATGATTGGTTTTGCTATGATCCACAGGTGTATACTCGCTCTGTTATTGACCCCATCCCTGCTCCAAGTGCGTGTACAGATGGAGATGTTGCCTCTaaggctgcagacagacagaaaaagaagggCAAGATGTCAGATGAGGAGATCATGGACAAACTGAGTAAACCTCATTAACTTTCTTAAGAAAAATTACATCATCAATTACATTATGAATGCCTTCTTCTATTTATAATCTATTTCCTCCCCCGTTTTGGTTTGCAGGAACCATAGTCAGCATCGGTGATCCCAAGAAGAAATACACCAGATATGAAAAGATCGGTCAGGGGTAAGTATATATCCACTAATTTTTTATAGATTCATCATAACATTGCTAGAAACTTTATGTGAAACCTAAGTTAAGCCTTGCCAAGTCCATCACACTGACTTTGACCCCACAAAGTTTTTGTTTAATCGATTGGGAAATAAATTTAGTTGATCAAATGAATGCAAATCACTggtgagaaaaaataataatgaaaaatcttTAAGTCCTTTGGAATGGTTATGTTTTTCGCTTTGATTAATGATAGAATGGGAGTGATCTCATCTCTTGATGAAGACAGAATTATAGACAACAATTGTAACCTTTGTTATGTTATTGACCACAGCtatgaaatattcacattaGTGGTGGAAAAATTGTGTGACTGACTGGATTTAATAACTGGTCAAACCTCCTTTAGCAGCAATAAGATCGAACATATCCTGCATGTTCAGAGATCACAGTTGCTTCAACATGCCGATAGCCACTCTAATATTATCTTGGAATATGCCTTTAAGtattgttttaattattaattttccCCTCAATTGTGTGGGGCTGTCATGTCACAGCGTCAACAGAGCCCCTAATCACAACAATCCCTCCACCCTGCTTCACCTTTGTGATAATGTTTTCCTGCGCATTCTTCCTAATCGTGTCAAGGagccttttttatttctggttttTGGACAACAGTTGCTTCCATCATGATGAGCATCCTTGTTGACTGAAACGTGCACTGTGATCTGAAGAGAAATGCCAATTTTTACTGATTTGTTTGAGTATTAGCTagttttctgagcttctcttCATATCAAggatcattgtgtgtgtgtgggtgtgggtggtggtggtggtgttttttaaAGCATCATCTTCGCTTGAAGCCTGCTCATAGGGAGTGCAGCGACAAAATTGCATCTTCCCCATTCACAGACATTTATTCCTGTTGAGGATCGAAACTTTGAAATAGGGTTAGGGGTTTAACCCTTTCATCTTGACGCTAATAAACAATTCTTGTTGAccaattcagttcagttcatttgAACTCCAGGGTATTTGAACTTGGGtgtaaataacaacaaatgggtattaaaaaactatttgtaATGCAGAGGAAATATTACATGTGACAACTATGAGGAAAAAAGATATTTGTGATTTCTGAATAAGGTATAAAgtagaattcattcattctttcattcattcatgggtcagaacatcaacagtttcTACTGAACTGTTCTTTTAAATATGCTTTGAAGTAAACTAGTCATCTCATTATTCTTCCAGGGCATCAGGAACAGTATTCACAGCCATTGATGTTGCCACAGGACAGGAGGTGAGTGATGGTTGAAAAGATGGGGCTCTTTGgtcctttcattaaaaaaaatctaatcgaAGGTGGAGTTTGCCAGGGTTTGAGTACACGTCAGTGCCCTTGTAATAAACAAGGGTGCACATCTATTACAAGTAGGTGCCCTTTTGTATTACAAGGTCATTGACATTTAACCAAACTCTGGGTGAACACACTGCTTTTTGTCCCTTTGCTTTTCTTGGAGGAAAAAACAATCACCAGCCCAAGTGTCTGACATAGAGGCTCTGACAACATCTACTTTGATAGGCTTTTTAGCCACTAACGGCTTAGTCCAACTCCtggcatttgtgtgtctttctctcaaCATTCAAGTTGCTTTTCAGTGCAATTTGAGTCATTCCCGTTCTAGCAAGTTCATTCACttaccaaacaaacatttatacCTACAAATTTTTCTATAAAAGGGCTGCAAAACATTAACATTGAGCGCGAGTTTTGACACACATTGTCATTTCAGGAAAGTTTTAAGTTGACACCAACACTGCATAATTGCTTTTAGTTCAATGTCAGATTGATGTTACAGCAACTGGTTTGGAGAAAAAATGGTGCAAGCGATATAATCAGCTCAAAAACAATCTGCACTGCAGTCTGTCAGTTGATTGCTATCAACTAtaagaaaatttaatttgacatttacGTGAGCAATACCATAGAGGAGCTTTACTGTGTCAGGCAGTGGCTGGAGATGTGAAAAGTGTGCACACAGAAGGTTTGacaaactaaatttaaaactTTGCAATGTATGGTACCCAGCGTAGTAGTAGGTATTTGATATGCAAGAATGTGTTGTGTAATATGTTGTCTTAATCTTCCTCTCTACAGGTTGCTATTAAACAGATCAACCTACAAAAGCAGCCAAAGAAGGAGCTGATCATCAATGAGATTCTAGTAATGAAGGAGTTGAAAAACCCCAACATTGTCAACTTTTTAGACAGGTGGGAATGAACTAGGGATTAATAGTTAGGATTATCAACCTGGGTGATGATCAGGCTCGAAATGAGTCATTTTCAGATGATCTGTATTGATTTCAGATAAGATAAATTCATTTGAACATGCAGAACTTAAGATCATATGCAGTTCCCTGTTCGGATCTGTAGTCACCACGCTGTGGTCTGGAGCAATGTCCTGCCCACAGAACAAATCTCATTACATCTGCTTACACATCAGGCAACAAGGTTTCTGTGtacacagacaggcagaaactAGAACAGCTATAAGTATtgagctaaaataaaatgtctggaTTAGTGTTAACTGCAAACTGCTGAAATAGAAAAACTAGTTGATCTGAGTGTTATATTTCAGATTAGGATTTGAAAATACTGTTGGTAATATGAAATATACATTGTAGGCTGTATGTAAAAGTGGGCATAGACTGGGTTTGAGCAGTCAAGCCAATGAAGTACCTTTAACTTGCATTATGTCTAATGACCATCGGGGGGCGACTCCATTGTTTAGATTATATAGAAGTCTGAGAAAATGGTCCCACTTTTCACTTGATTTCTTACCtcagtaaatgcttttcttGTGGGTTCATAGTCTTGGtctccagtttcaagtcttcaacacATGCTCATTTGAGTTATTGTCCCATTTAAGTAAAATAGACCATCAGTTATCGGTCTTGTTGACTATTAATAATCTATATTGGTGTTGGCCCTGATTAAAACATATCCATTATTCCCTCAAATGAAAGTAGGCCTACTGCCTGACTTCTTTATTAACATATTAGCTTGGAGCCCCTAATGACAATTGTATATGTTTAAACAGAAAATCATAGTTGGCTTTAATGTTTAAGGTCATTCTGTTTCTTCAGTATTTAAGATtgagtgtttctctgtgtgacagTTTTCTGATGGGGGAGGAGCTGTTTGTGGTGATGGAGTATCTGGCCGGTGGTTCACTGACAGATGTGGTCACAGAGACCTGCATGGATGAGGCCCAGATTGCTGCTGTCTGCCGAGAGGTAAACTCTTTACAGCTATGGTCATATGACGACAATGAAACCTTTCAAAAACTTGATGCTCAACAACTTTTCCTTGTCTCTTCCCTTCAATCCCTTTATTTGTAGTGTTTACAAGCATTGGATTTCCTACATGCAAACCAAGTCATCCACAGAGACATAAAAAGTGACAATGTCTTACTTGGGATGGATGGCTCTGTGAAGCTAAGTAAGTCCTTTCACAACTGTTCACTTAGCCTGATGAACATAGATAACTGTATTGTTTACCTTTTGATATTTATATGCCTCTCCATTTCTCCAACAGCTGATTTTGGCTTCTGTGCCCAGATCACTCCAGAACAGAGCAAACGTAGCACCATGGTAGGCACGCCTTACTGGATGGCTCCTGAGGTGGTGACCAGGAAGGCTTATGGGCCTAAAGTAGACATTTGGTCACTGGGTATTATGGCCATTGAGATGGTTGAAGGAGAACCTCCTTACCTGAATGAGAACCCACTACGAGTGAGTTGAAAGCATTTTTACTTCTCTTGATGTAGAAAGATGTGGCAGCCagattctgttttctttcagtacTTTGTTATCAACACTGCAATTAAGACCACTCAGAAGGTCAGTGTAGTGTGTGTAATTGCTGTACTTTTGAATTTGATGCCAAGAAGATGATAATCAGTGCCTAATGTGATCAGTAATTCCCTTGTGCTTGTGTCAGTTTCCTTCAAAAAGTACTCAAAAAGATTATACTAAAATGTCTTACATGTAAATTACAGTCTTAGATTGTTAAATGctttcaacaacacaacactgactatacacagaaatgtaaaaaaggcttgaaatatttcacaccAAGTGTAATGAATCTAGAATATATAAATGTTATGCTTCAGCAATTTTATAATTATGCAAgcaattatattattatataatataatcagAGATGTACCTGTTATAACTTAACTTCTTACAGCAGATACAGGTCTGAGACTAACAAAGTGGTGTGTGTAACTGTGATTTGTGCATCAAGGAGGCTCTTTAATCCATTTTCATGGCATCCCATTCAGTAAACATTAGACCTGTAGCAAACAGTAATAGCAACTAACAATCAGGAAGCTTGTTGTCCTGGCCAGGCAGGTGGTAATTTAACATGGTGAACTCTCCAGACACAGTTTATGCTGCATATCACAAACTTTGCCTCTTCAATGTGAGTGTATCTAAAAAAATTGTTGGTAGCATTTTGAGACAGTTGCAATATGTTGTTGTCGTTTTTATTAGTAATTGAGAACATGATATAGATTTACCGTGTAATATTTTAGGCTGTTCTTGGATAACATGGATTAAAAACAGACTAAACTCTGGTTTCTTGCCAATTGTGTTATTACCTTGTACTTGATTTCACCAGTCTTTttgttccctttctctcttctcttccccgCGATAGGCATTATACCTGATTGCTACAAACGGCACACCCGAACTTCAGAATCCTGAGAAGCTGTCGCCAGTTTTCAGAGATTTTCTCAACCGTTGTCTGGAAATGGATGTAGAGAAAAGATTTGCAGGgaaagagctgctgcaggttaataactttacatttatttttcattacacTCTTATGTGTTTTAATCAAAAGAACTCATTAACTGATTCTGCAATTCCATCTCTTTCCTTTGCTCCCTTCTCTTTGTTGATATTTATAACGGCTGGCAGCATCCGTTCCTGAAGCTGGCGAAGCCACTCTCCAGCCTCACACCTCTCATCCTGGCAGCCAAGGAAGCAATGAAGGGAAATCGTTAGCTGATGAAATTCGCTACCCTGCCTTCCCATGCTGTGCACAAATATGTGCCAACCATTTAGATTTCGTGCCAGACAATAGGCTGAGAGTGACATACCACTCTTGATGCACCAGCCTTATAAGCCCTGACAAACCTCACTGTGAAGAAGACCAAAAATATAGAGCACAACCCCACCGCTGTCCATATGAACTCTATTCTCACTCAGATGTCAGAAGACAAGTCAAACTAAAGTGCTTAGTTTCAGAGTCCGTTGTAGTTGTTTTGTACAACAAATTTCCTGGTGACACGTTAGGGCTAGGCTTGTATTTAACTTGGAATGAAGAAGATGCCTTgctctgtttagtttttttaatcaactgccttaaacaaatgcaaaatgttgCCTAATGTATTGTTGATTGTGTCAGTCTCTCTTCCCATGATTTTTACTACCTTAGTAATTTACCTTATCAGCTTGTCAGTGTCTTAGTTATTTTGATACTTGAATTTCATATTTGTTCCCTTTCTCGTTATGTAATGGGTCTCATTCAATGAACACTTTCTATTTCCTTGATGACTCATGTTTTATGGACATTTTCTCTCATCGATTTTTATAGGAAACATTTCAGTGCATTCATCATCATGAGCAcgtgctgtgattgtgtagttCTTCATATGCCACATTTGACAGACCTACTGTACCAGTTCCTCCCCTTTATCATTAGACTTTGGATAACAGAGGTGCACCTTacagtcaaattaaaatgttagcTTGACAGGGTTTATACGTTCTTCtctattgttgttattaaaaaTGAGTATTGTATGTTGAAATCTGTCCCTTCTTGTGTTCTTCTGGActgaacaaatgtgttttccctTATGTACTTAATGATtggttggaggaaaaaaaacatggccaTATCATACTGGCCAGCTCTTCAAGGATGATAAAAATAGttcttgacttttctttttctcttcttaacaACTAACAACATTGTCTCGAAATAAATGCAACTGTTTCTGCTTTTGTGAATTGGTCGTGAAAATGATTGGTGTGCTGTTCGTATCGCCATTTTCTTAAACTACAACCAACTCTGTGACCAGAAAAGCTGGGTTGTCTTCACCAGGGTACTTTGtatgatgtgtttattttgaagtactaacaatctttcttttttttttttttttttttttaaccagacaAGTTTGTAGAGGCTTTAAATCCGGAGACGTAACCCGGAAGTCTGACGGTAGTCCTTCCGGGTGGCGTTCAGGCTGCTAAAGCAAGAAGATAAAATTGTTCCTCTGTCTGTATGTGACCTTTATATATAATGGCGCAGCACGTCAAAGACAAAGAAGCTTATCAGCGACTGAACTATCTGTACCAGGTGAGGAATGAACAGCAAATATGGGCCTTATCGCTGATTGCTTGGCTAACTAGCTAGCATGTAGCCTAAGTCATGATTTGCTTTTCCTCTCCGGTTTTAATTCGTCGGCAGGCTGCACACACGGTGTTATCTCAAAACCCGGACAATGTGGAGCTGGCTCGTTTCTACTGCTTCACACAGAGGACCATTGCGAGACGTTTAGTCCTCAGGCAGTAAGTTAAGTCCATCCTCCAGAGACGATGgtttgttagttttattttgaaggtggATCATATGTCACTATAGTAAATATATTGCAATAAACTCATTCTCGTGTAATGCTCACAAATAACTCTAGCTTCTTTATTTTGGAAAGTTGTATttgttagaattttttttagcattctGAAATCGTATTTTAAgtaattaaattttttcctttttttttggaacCAGTTGGGTTTGGGGATAAAGATCGTGTGGCTCAGAGAGATGGACTTGTATATTGATGGTGTTGACATCTTCAAATACTTTTTTCTTGAATGAAGTTGTTTCCATACAATAATATATAGAGTTTTCAATGTCAGTAATGATTAATCTTATTGCAGAGACCCATCAGTGAAGAGAACATTATGCAAGAAATGCTGTGCATTACTCATCCCTGGTGTAACTGCTACAATAAGACAACGGAGTAAGTGTGTCAGTGAAAAGCACTGCTTAATTACTGCTGTTTATATTTCCCATGTTACCTTGCTCAACATACTAAGTGTTAAACAGTTTTTTGCCATGTCTTTtcaggaaagaagaagaagacccGTTTCACTGTGGTAAGGTGTCTCAGCTGTGGCCAGAGCAAGACTCTGCTGAATAATCCAGATTATTGTTTATGGGTAGATCGACCTGAAGCACAGCTGGAGCAACAAAAGCAACCGGGTGACAAATCTCAAAGTATGCTAGACTAATGATTTGTATTTAGATGAAGTATTTGGTGTGATATCTTTTTGCAGTTTAACATTTGAATACAATGGGAGATGTGTGGTAAACTGTCTACACCACATGTCAGAAACCACATATCCAAAATTACACAAGACTTGAAGGCTAACACTTGGTACTGAGCTTTGTTTTCTGCCTTCCTGTCAACAGATCCAGATTGCTCAGCTAAAAATCAACctaaagggaaaaagaaaaaagacccAGAACCTGATAAATCAACATCTTCTTCATCCAAGGTTGTCCAGAGTTCTGCCAGCACGTAGCAGCAGTTCCATCTTTTTGCCATTAAATGTTgatgattgatttttattttatttcagttttttttggggggggggttagataTGTGCTTCTGTGTTGTCAGACTGTAGATGATGTAAGTATTGTCTAGCATATCTAGCATTGTTGGCCTCGGTGagatcatgtttttgttttttgggtggCATTAATGATACTGCTAATGAGTAGATTCCCAACTTGTGTTGGTGAAAATGGGGTTGTTATAAAGGAAAGGCTAAATCCATAATTGattaaatttaattgaaaacatcAGACATCAATGGAaaattctttttctctttaattgcTATTAATTCAAGTTGTCTACACAGGCTTGTTAAGTTGCAGTAAACATTTCTTGACAGTTTACATTCAAGTACTCTGCTAAAGGAAGTTTGATtcagtgtttcttcttttctcctttgtcTGCTTTTGGCACTTTGAATCGTGTTTTCTGGAAATACAGTAGATTCTTGGCAAAAATCCTTGGAATATGACCCATGTACAAGAGAAGAGCCAGAGTCATGCctagaaaacagacaaaacactgtGAGCAGTGGGTTCACTTTGAAAGACCCGAAAGCTGATGAATTAATATCgcaattgatttatttaataatttaccTGTGAGAGAACCCAGCCAGTAGACCAATGCATACTCTGTGAAGGTGAATCCGGGACACTGGAAGGTGAGGCCATAGGCTAAAGAGGGATTCATGTAAGCTGAGGTGAATCTTCTGGCTGGAAATTGgaacaggaaaatatttttatggcaGCTGCACCGTTTTAGTGGTCAAAGAAGTCTTTAGTGTCTACTTCCTTTTCCATTAAAGACTAAAAACACAGCATGTTGTCCTGttacaaaaccacaaaaacaaaatgatcaaagaGAAACTCTTGGCATAACACGAAGAAAACCGGCCATATTTTAAGAATTCTTGAAATTATGAGATCCTTCCTGGGATCTGGGAAGGAGGGGATCATAGCATAAACAGTGgtgtttgaaaacattttgtgtggtatttctgttttaatgagttttacatttttcacttaAGGAAAGCCAGGGATAGTAAGTTTGAGGACATGAGAACGTCAGCATAGGCTGCAACTGGTGAACTGAGAAAAACTGCAAtttgctaaaaagaaaaagttctgcCTAATTTTAACATGTTCTGGCAtagcagagggaggagagcatCTGTAACTGATTTCCCAGCTAGTTCCCataatttcatgttttgttttcaaatgttgTAAAAAATCAATTCCTTCAATCCTCTccccataaaataaaaatgtttttgttgtaaagGAGAATTATGAATTGAtttaatgaatggatgaaaaaagTAGGTCCAACTTCAGTTCAGACTTACCTGTATGTGACAGGAATGTGAACAGAAGCGCAATCAGAGGAACCCGGATCAGAGCAGACCTTGCTTGCAGGTTTAAATGGACCAAGTGAAAGATcagcgcacaaacacactccgTGAAAAACCCCTGACGCAAAGATACCAGCAGAGATGTGCTGCACTCTCTTGCCATTAGATTTTTAATCATATGCATATCTGTCAGCTCCAGGTCCCAGTAGTACAGAGCAGCAAGGCAGGCTATATGGGCCCCGAGGAACTGGGCTAAAACAGCAAGCAAAGTGGGCAAGGTGGTGgtctccagcagcaggaacTTCTGCACGACCAGGGTGGGATTCCCAGACGCCTTCCCACAGATCACGCCGTGGGTCAGCAGCACCATGAACAGCATGGTCACGGTCACATCAGGACCCAGGCCTCCAGCCCACTCACCCACCTCCACAATGGTCTGCACCTCCAGCCAACATGCCACCAGCATGAAAGAGGAGGCAAATTCGCAAATGAAGCTAAAACGTGGCcatttttttgcaaatatttgAACTGAGgcagcaaaaataacaacagccaGGAAGTATCCAAGAGACGCATTTAGTCCAGACATGGCTCACATCAGATGTCCACTGCTGCCGTTTTTTAGAAAGGAGAGAAGTATTGGTTTCACTCAACAACCTACTGTTTGACAACGTGGCACATGCAGGGATACATTTCTTATCAGGGACATGTCAGGTTATTATCACACAACCACCTGCCAAAATACACATGGGTCCGTGCAAGGACAGGTCAGGTAGCCGGCCTTCATTCACTGATTATTTATAATTAGACCTAAGATCTGTGAAAATGCTTCTAGCTTAACCCTTGTGTGCCTGTCACGTTTAACAATTTTGTCTTCCTGACCATTCAAATAAGACTAGTAAACTAGTAATACACAACCCGTtgtgtatgatttttttttttttttttttttagaaacttgTCAAGTTCTTGTGAACATTACAAGTTTTGAACTTCTATTTGTTATGTATGGCCTGTATGCCTCATTAATCTGAGCTTAAACATCTTGAGTTCTAATTTTGacaattttgaatattttgactATAAGAAATAATCAGACTAAGCATAATATCATGTTTATCACAGACCACTTTGGGTAGAAGTTGCCAagcacatttgttttgaaaCCATATAACATTTGTATACAATCATGTAAAGTAACATCTGTTCTGTTCTAGGTCAAAAGTGACCagaaagattttatttgttaacaAAGGAAATTATCCCAAACACACTTAAAATTTTACAACATTCCAAGATCAACATCTTCATAAACAACTATGAAGAACAACAACATAGCAATGTTCATCAGTGTATCAGATGTGTCTTGGCCCATAAAAACAACTATACCCAGTTTCTGACTAAAGAAGCTTAAGAGACATGCACATAACAAACTGACCcaccaaatgaaaacactgaccaGTTCCCCCAGGTGGCAGCTGGTAGGAACCAATTAACTGCTTCCTGTAATTTAGCCCTCCGTTCCCTGGGCACATCTTCTGCTCCAGCCAGCCAAGATATGCTCCAGAATGGAAGCAAAGAATCAGCAGCCCCAGCACTGGTAAACTGACAAATGATAATTAGAACAGATCAAACAAGAAGTATTGACTGTATACAAgtgaacaaaatgtgtgtgtttgctaaaGTATGAACCTATGTGTCATGCCAGTATTGGTCCTCTGTTATGTGCATGTGATGTGTATGTGGTGTTTTATGAAAACTAATTAAATGAGGACAAAATGAACCTAAAATGTTACAAAGAAACTGAgcggtttttgttttggtttactAACTTTCTAATATTCATGTGTGGCTGAGTGTGCAGCCATTACACTGCTGCATATGGGGAACCTATTAtagtatgaaaacaaaaactaaattatgaGGAACAAGTAACAAAGATCTAGAGAGGCTTAACCAGAAAGAGTGGGATTAACTGCACAAAACTAGAGGTAGACTCTAAGAtagtttggttttcattttgtttgtgattttagcaaaaaaagaaaaatgtagacttttttttcacactgtcaTTGATTATTGAAATGAGATTGATTGGCCAATTTAAATTGAGAATAcaatattgcaaaaaaaaaaaatgttaaaggaAACACTTTTTCTGTGGTCTATTCCCATGAGCATGCcaataaatatttacagtcagtcaatcaccaaaacaaaacttgcgATGAGCTGACCTACAATGTAATTACAGTAAGAAAAAACACTCCCTGAAACCTGATTTGTGCGATTGACACATTTCCAGCATGAAAACCAAGTGACATATCACCTTCATACCAAGCCTGATAATAATCTGTTTTATAAAAATTGGATGTGATGTCATTGCCATTATTTGTAAGTGTTTTGCCACTATCACCAACCAAATACttttaaagttcattttatCCTAATGAGAATTGCCCATCTTAGGATCAGGGCTAAATTTTagttctgttatttatttttccatggtGATCAATCAAAGAGGTACTTTGTGTGAAGATGGGCCTTAAAAAACCTCCACAGGAATCCA contains:
- the aqp12 gene encoding aquaporin 12, encoding MSGLNASLGYFLAVVIFAASVQIFAKKWPRFSFICEFASSFMLVACWLEVQTIVEVGEWAGGLGPDVTVTMLFMVLLTHGVICGKASGNPTLVVQKFLLLETTTLPTLLAVLAQFLGAHIACLAALYYWDLELTDMHMIKNLMARECSTSLLVSLRQGFFTECVCALIFHLVHLNLQARSALIRVPLIALLFTFLSHTARRFTSAYMNPSLAYGLTFQCPGFTFTEYALVYWLGSLTGMTLALLLYMGHIPRIFAKNLLYFQKTRFKVPKADKGEKKKH
- the pak2b gene encoding serine/threonine-protein kinase PAK 2b isoform X2 — encoded protein: MCDNGDPEDKPPAPPVRMSSTIFSTSSGKDSLSANHSSKPLPSVPEERKPRNKIISIFSGAEKGGRKKDRDKERPEISPPSDFEHTIHVGFDAVTGEFTGMPEQWARLLQTSNITKSEQKKNPQAVLDVLKFYDSTGNGRQKYLSFSSSEKDAFTPGPQSPAKKGTEPSSPNIKDIDDDDDDETPPPVVAPRPEHTKSVYTRSVIDPIPAPSACTDGDVASKAADRQKKKGKMSDEEIMDKLRTIVSIGDPKKKYTRYEKIGQGASGTVFTAIDVATGQEVAIKQINLQKQPKKELIINEILVMKELKNPNIVNFLDSFLMGEELFVVMEYLAGGSLTDVVTETCMDEAQIAAVCRECLQALDFLHANQVIHRDIKSDNVLLGMDGSVKLTDFGFCAQITPEQSKRSTMVGTPYWMAPEVVTRKAYGPKVDIWSLGIMAIEMVEGEPPYLNENPLRALYLIATNGTPELQNPEKLSPVFRDFLNRCLEMDVEKRFAGKELLQHPFLKLAKPLSSLTPLILAAKEAMKGNR
- the pak2b gene encoding serine/threonine-protein kinase PAK 2b isoform X1, encoding MCDNGDPEDKPPAPPVRMSSTIFSTSSGKDSLSANHSSKPLPSVPEERKPRNKIISIFSGAEKGGRKKDRDKERPEISPPSDFEHTIHVGFDAVTGEFTGMPEQWARLLQTSNITKSEQKKNPQAVLDVLKFYDSTGNGRQKYLSFSSSGETTKKDAFTPGPQSPAKKGTEPSSPNIKDIDDDDDDETPPPVVAPRPEHTKSVYTRSVIDPIPAPSACTDGDVASKAADRQKKKGKMSDEEIMDKLRTIVSIGDPKKKYTRYEKIGQGASGTVFTAIDVATGQEVAIKQINLQKQPKKELIINEILVMKELKNPNIVNFLDSFLMGEELFVVMEYLAGGSLTDVVTETCMDEAQIAAVCRECLQALDFLHANQVIHRDIKSDNVLLGMDGSVKLTDFGFCAQITPEQSKRSTMVGTPYWMAPEVVTRKAYGPKVDIWSLGIMAIEMVEGEPPYLNENPLRALYLIATNGTPELQNPEKLSPVFRDFLNRCLEMDVEKRFAGKELLQHPFLKLAKPLSSLTPLILAAKEAMKGNR
- the rpp21 gene encoding ribonuclease P protein subunit p21; amino-acid sequence: MAQHVKDKEAYQRLNYLYQAAHTVLSQNPDNVELARFYCFTQRTIARRLVLRQDPSVKRTLCKKCCALLIPGVTATIRQRRKKKKTRFTVVRCLSCGQSKTLLNNPDYCLWVDRPEAQLEQQKQPGDKSQNPDCSAKNQPKGKKKKDPEPDKSTSSSSKVVQSSAST